One window of the Calditrichota bacterium genome contains the following:
- a CDS encoding flagellar protein FlgN: MAFEAVHNPSPAVHQKELEKALGDLVAIIEREVALFQDLLDTLNRQHQAVLQEDPEPVLESTARVQELVEATRRLERDRVHKASEVSAHLRLDTGQPTLSQIIPLVEKQYGERLRELRDLLLSLTKRVQETNLRNKHLLNRALHTVTKSIRLLNGQNGVYDDKGREQPANRQLFTIQT; encoded by the coding sequence ATGGCGTTTGAGGCGGTGCACAACCCGAGCCCAGCGGTCCACCAGAAGGAATTGGAAAAGGCTCTCGGGGACCTGGTGGCGATCATTGAGAGAGAAGTGGCGCTGTTCCAGGACCTCTTGGACACGCTCAACCGCCAGCATCAGGCGGTTCTGCAAGAAGATCCCGAACCGGTGTTGGAGAGCACGGCACGGGTGCAAGAGCTGGTGGAGGCCACGCGGCGCTTGGAACGGGACCGGGTGCATAAGGCCTCAGAGGTGTCTGCTCACCTGCGGCTGGATACTGGGCAGCCCACTCTTTCGCAAATCATACCCTTGGTGGAAAAGCAGTACGGGGAGCGGCTGCGCGAGCTGCGCGACCTGCTCCTTTCTCTCACGAAACGCGTGCAGGAGACCAACCTGCGCAACAAGCATCTGCTCAATCGAGCGCTCCATACGGTCACCAAGAGCATCCGGCTTCTCAACGGGCAGAACGGTGTCTACGACGACAAGGGCAGAGAACAACCGGCGAACCGACAGCTCTTCACCATTCAGACTTAG